From Nilaparvata lugens isolate BPH chromosome 7, ASM1435652v1, whole genome shotgun sequence, one genomic window encodes:
- the LOC120352268 gene encoding protein inturned-like: protein MPEQHHWNTKIMDATPNTVSLVVTSIVLKGSLSHVIYTPEGSELLLIGVPHKKCSLLEARQLSADIVRCLKFKYQTLSRCFGNKEHRPALERLFSSIWLQVSTSDSVTCPQFEHRFPAAHYMPLPRDAQIQIDDALSEFEANDFGSYTEDHHGSQRLYSIIGSCFFYKGYLLGSHLPSPDLVDVSAFCRQTALLSLTRQESLRRVVMWRQVYPLSCNRGLQTAVNTPLPIICPMDDGLCSLSVRE, encoded by the exons ATGCCTGAGCAACATCACTGGAATACTAAAATAATGGACGCCACGCCGAATACAGTTTCACTGGTGGT TACGTCAATAGTACTGAAAGGCAGTCTGTCTCATGTTATCTACACACCAGAGGGCAGCGAGCTATTACTGATTGGCGTACCTCATAAAAA aTGTTCATTATTGGAAGCTCGTCAACTCAGCGCTGACATTGTTCGTTGCTTAAAGTTCAAATACCAAACTTTGTCAAG GTGTTTTGGGAACAAAGAGCATAGACCTGCGCTGGAACGACTGTTCTCCAGTATTTGGCTGCAAGTGAGTACCAGCGACAGTGTGACTTGTCCACAATTCGAGCACAGATTTCCAGCAGCGCACTACATGCCTCTACCAAGGGATGCTCAG attCAGATTGACGACGCTCTCAGTGAATTTGAAGCGAATGACTTTGGCAGCTAT ACAGAGGATCATCATGGATCCCAAAGACTATACTCCATCATTGGAAGCTGCTTCTTTTACA AGGGATACCTACTGGGCTCTCACTTACCTAGCCCCGACCTAGTGGATGTTTCGGCATTCTGCCGTCAGACAGCACTGCTGTCCCTCACCCGCCAGGAGTCGCTGCGAAGGGTGGTGATGTGGAGACAGGTCTACCCCCTCTCTTGCAACCGGGGTCTGCAGACCGCCGTAAACACCCCACTGCCTATCATCTGCCCAATGGACGATGGTTTATGCTCATTGTCGGTCag GGAATAG